One stretch of Anguilla anguilla isolate fAngAng1 chromosome 5, fAngAng1.pri, whole genome shotgun sequence DNA includes these proteins:
- the LOC118227468 gene encoding mucin-2-like: MTPTTTNAPTTTEAPTTTNHPTTTISPTTTSALTTTEAPTTKSPPKTTMAMTTTIAPTTTEAPTTTSPPRTTMDPTTTSAPTTTEAPTTTSPLKTTMDPTTTGAPTTTEAPTTTSPPTTTIARRTTSAPTTTESPTTTSSPTTTAPITTGSPTTSEAPTTTSPPTTTMAMTTTISPTTTEAPMTTSPPTTTMDPTTKGAPTTEALTTTHPPTTTIALTTTSAPTTTESPTTTSPPTTIRPPTTTEAPTTTSPPTTTIAVTTTSAPTTTESPTTTSSPTTTAPTTTGSPTTSESPTTTRHPTTTIATTTSAPTTTESPTTTSPPTTTMAPTTTSAPTTTEAPSTTSPPTTTIALTTTSAPTTTESPTTTSSPTKARTTTSPPISTMALTTTSAPTTSEARTTTSFPTTAIALTTTSAPTTTESPTTTSSPSTTVPTTASAPTTTEAPTTTTSPPTTTMVPTTTSAPTTTESPTTTSSPTTTAPTTTGFPTTSEAPTTTSPPKTTMTPTTTSAPTTTEAPTTTSHPTITSAPTTTEAPTTTTPTSTSPPTTTIATTTTSAPKTTKAPTTTSPPTTTTALTTKEASTTTSAPTTTTPPTTKEAPTTTSPPTSIMTPTTTNAPTTSEAPTTTSHPTTTIAPTTTSAPTTTEAPTTTSPPTTIMVPTTTSAPMTTHTPTTTSPVTTTTAPRTTIASTTTEAPTTTHSPTTAMDSTTTSAPTTIEAPTTTSPPTTTNALTTTTAPTTTESRTTTPSNNNNCHDNNKCFNYNRCLNDHKPSNKLYGSNYNNCSNNGSPYNNKPSNNNYGSNYNKCINKNRTPNHHKHSSNNNCLDYKCSNNNRTAYRNKPSNNKYSSNYNKPNNNNYGSNNN, encoded by the exons ATGACTCCAACAACAACTaatgctccaacaacaactgaagcccctacaaCCACAAACcatccaacaacaacaatttccccgactacaacaagtgctctaactacaacagaagccccAACCACCAAAAGCCCTCCAAAAACCACAATGGCTATGACCACAACAATTGcgccaacaacaactgaagcccctaccacaacaagccctccaAGAACAACTATggatccaacaacaacaagtgctccaactacaacagaagccccAACGACCACAAGCCCTCTAAAAACCACAATGGATCCAACAACAACaggtgctccaacaacaactgaagcccctaccacaacaagccctccaacaacaacaattgccCGGAGAACaaccagtgctccaacaacCACAGaatcccctaccacaacaagctctcCAACAACTACGGCTCCAATTACAACAGGGTCTCCAACAACatctgaagcccctaccaccacaagccctccaacaaccaCTATGGCTATGACTACAACAATTTcgccaacaacaactgaagcccctatgacaacaagccctccaacaacaactatggatCCAACAACAAAAGGTGCTCCAACAACAGAAGCCCTAACCACCACACACCCTCCAACAACCACTATtgccctgactacaacaagtgctccaacaacaacagaatcccctaccacaacaagccctccaacaacaataagacctccaacaacaacagaagcccctacaaccacaagccctccaacaacaacaattgccGTGACAACAActagtgctccaacaacaacagaatcccctaccacaacaagctctccaacaactacggctccaactacaacaggttCTCCAACAACATCTGAATCCCCTACCACCACAAGAcatccaacaacaacaattgccACGACaaccagtgctccaacaacaacagaatctcccaccacaacaagccctccaacaacaactatggccccaactacaacaagtgctccaacgaCAACAGAAGCCCCTTccaccacaagccctccaacaacaacaatagccCTGACAACaaccagtgctccaacaacaacagaatcacctaccacaacaagctctcCAACAA aagcccgaaccaccacaagccctccaaTATCCACTATggccctgactacaacaagtgctccaacaacatcTGAAGCCCGTACCACAACAAGCTTTCCAACAACAGCAATTGCCCTGACAACaaccagtgctccaacaacaacagaatcccctaccacaacaagctctcCATCAACTACGGTTCCAACTACAGcgagtgctccaacaacaacagaagcccctacTACTaccacaagccctccaacaaccaCTATggttccaactacaacaagtgctccaacaacaacagaatcccctaccacaacaagctctcCAACAACTACGGCACCAACTACGACAGGTTTTCCAACAACatctgaagcccctaccaccacaagccctccaaaaacaacaatgaccccaactacaacaagtgctccaacaacaactgaagcccctaccacaacaagccatCCAACGataacaagtgctccaacaacaacagaagcccctaccaccacaa CCCCTACCAgcacaagccctccaacaacaacaattgccACGACAACAACCAGTgctccaaaaacaacaaaagcccctaccaccacaagccctccaacaacaactacggCTCTAACAACAAAAGAAGCCTCTACCACAACAAgcgctccaacaacaactacgcctccaacaacaaaagaagcccctaccacaacaagccctccaacaagcATTATGACTCCAACAACAACTAATGCTCCAACAACATCTGAAGCCCCTACAACCACAAGCcatccaacaacaacaattgccccgactacaacaagtgctccaacaacaacagaagcaccTACTaccacaagccctccaacaaccaTTATGGTTCCAACTACCACAAGTGCACCAATGACAACTCAtacccctaccacaacaagccctgtGACAACAACTACAGCCCCAAGAACAACAATTGCgtcaacaacaactgaagcccctaccacaacacaCTCTCCAACAACAGCTATGGattcaacaacaacaagtgctccaacaacaatagaagcccctaccaccacaagccccccaacaacaacaaatgccCTGACAACAACTactgctccaacaacaacagaatcccgtaccacaaca ccctccaacaacaacaactgccaCGACAACAACAAGTGCTTCAACTACAACAGATGCCTTAATGaccacaagccctccaacaagcTCTAtggctccaactacaacaattgctccaacaaCGGAAGCCCCTACAACAACAAGCcttccaacaacaactatggatccaactacaacaagtgcattaacaAGAACAGAACCCCCAACCACCACAAGCACTCCAGCAACAACAATTGCCTTGActacaagtgctccaacaacaacagaacgGCCTACCgcaacaagccctccaacaacaagtATAGCTCAAATTACAACAagcccaacaacaacaactatggctccaacaacaactga
- the LOC118227469 gene encoding mucin-2-like: MAMTTTTAPTTTEAPTTTSPPTTTMDPTTTSAPTTEAPTTTSRPTTTMALTTTSAPTTTESPTTTSLPTTTSSSTTTKAPTTTSPPTTTNGPTTTEAPTTSSPLTTTIALTTTSAPTTTESPNTTSSPITTAPTTTGSPTTTVSPTTTSSPITITAPTTTSAPTTTEAPTTTSPPTTTTALTTTSAPTTTESPTTTSSPTTTAPTTTGSPTTTVSPTTTSSPTTTTAPTTSAPTTTEAPTTTSPPTTTMDPTTTSAPTTKAPTTTSPPTTTMALTTTSAPTTTENPTTTSPLTTTMAMTTTTAPTTTEAPTTTSPPTTTMDPTTTSAPTTEAPTTTSRPTTTMALTTTSAPTTTESPTTTSLPTTTTLTTTSAPTTTESPTTTSSPITTAPTTTGSPTTTVSPTTTSSPITTTAPTTTSAPTTTEAPTTTSPPTTTTALTTTSAPTTTESPTTTSSPTTTAPTTTGSPTTTVSPTPSKNNYGSNNNRCSNNNRSPYHHKPSNNNNCPENNQCSNNHRIPYHNKLSNNYGSNYNRVSNNI; this comes from the exons ATGGCTATGACTACAACAACTGcgccaacaacaactgaagcccctaccacaacaagccctccaacaactaCTATggatccaacaacaacaagtgctccaacaacagaAGCCCCAACCACCACAAGCCGTCCAACAACCACTATggccctgactacaacaagtgctccaacaacaacagaatcccctaccacaacaagcctgccaacaacaacaagtagttcaacaacaacaaaagccccTACCACCActagccctccaacaacaacaaatggtccaacaacaacagaagcccctaccaccaGTAGCCCTCTAACAACAACAATAGCCCTGACAACaaccagtgctccaacaacaacagaatccccTAACACAACAAGCTCTCCAATAACTacggctccaactacaacaggttctccaacaacaacagtatcacctaccacaacaagctctcCAATAACAATTacagctccaacaacaacaagtgctccaacaacaacagaagcccctaccaccactagccctccaacaacaacaacagccctgacaacaaccagtgctccaacaacaacagaatcccctaccacaacaagctctccaacaactacggctccaactacaacaggttctccaacaacaacagtatcacctaccacaacaagctctccaacaacaactacagctccaacaacaagtgctccaacaacaacagaagcccctaccaccacaagccctccaacaacaactatggatccaacaacaacaagtgctccaaccaCAAAAGCCCCGaccaccacaagccctccaacCACCACTATggccctgactacaacaagtgctccaactacaacagaaaacCCAACCACCACAAGCCCTTTAACAACCACTATGGCTATGACTACAACAACTGcgccaacaacaactgaagcccctaccacaacaagccctccaacaactaCTATggatccaacaacaacaagtgctccaacaacagaAGCCCCAACCACCACAAGCCGTCCAACAACCACTATggccctgactacaacaagtgctccaacaacaacagaatcccctaccacaacaagcctgccaacaacaacaa ccCTGACAACaaccagtgctccaacaacaacagaatcccctaccacaacaagctctcCAATAACTacggctccaactacaacaggttctccaacaacaacagtatcacctaccacaacaagctctcCAATAACAACTacagctccaacaacaacaagtgctccaacaacaacagaagcccctaccaccactagccctccaacaacaacaacagccctgacaacaaccagtgctccaacaacaacagaatcccctaccacaacaagctctccaacaactacggctccaactacaacaggttctccaacaacaacagtatcacctacc CCCTCCAAAAACAACTATGGATCCAACAACAACAGGTGCTCCAACAACAATAGAAGTCCCtaccaccacaagccctccaacaacaacaattgccCGGAGAACaaccagtgctccaacaacCACAGaatcccctaccacaacaagctctcCAACAACTACGGCTCCAATTACAACAGGGTCTCCAACAACatctga
- the LOC118227470 gene encoding uncharacterized protein PB18E9.04c-like, translating to KVCVCWQINGATGTTIAAPITTSPPTTTMAPSTTSAPTTTAAPTTTSPPTTTIAPTTTGAPTTTEAPTTTGPLTTTTMAPTTTSAPTTTAAPTTTSPPTTTMAPTTTSAPTTTAAPTTTSPPTTTIAPTTTGAPTTTEAPTTTGPLTTTTMAPTTTSAPTTTAASTTTSPPTTTMAPTTTSAPTTTAAPTTTSPPTTTIAPTTTSAPTTTAAPTTTNPPTTMAPTTTSAPTTTAAPTTTSPPSTTMAPTTTSAPTTTAAPTTTSPPTTTTAPTTPSINKWSNNNRSPYHHKPTNNNNCPDNNQCSNNNRIPYHNKLSNNYGSNYNRFSNNI from the exons AAAGTCTGTGTCTGCTGGCAAATAAATGGAGCGACCGGAACAACGATTGCAGCCCCAatcacaacaagcccaccaacaacaactatggccccaagtacaacaagtgctccaacaacaacagcagcccctaccacaacaagcccaccaacaacaactattgccccaactacaacaggtGCTCCAACAACTACTGAAGCCCCTACGACAACAGGcccactaacaacaacaactatggccccaacaacaacaagtgctccaacaacaactgcagcccctaccacaacaagcccaccaacaacaactatggccccaactacaacaagtgctccaacaacaacagcagcccctaccacaacaagcccaccaacaacaactattgccccaactacaacaggtGCTCCAACAACTACTGAAGCCCCTACGACAACAGGcccactaacaacaacaactatggccccaacaacaacaagtgctccaacaacaactgcagcctctaccacaacaagcccaccaacaacaactatggccccaactacaacaagtgctccaacaacaacagcagcccctaccacaacaagcccaccaacaacaactattgccccaactacaacaagtgctccaacaacaactgcagcccctaccacaacaaacccaccaacaactatggccccaactacaacaagtgctccaacaacaactgcagcccctaccacaacaagcccaccatcaacaactatggccccaactacaacaagtgctccaacaacaactgcagcccctaccacaacaagcccaccaacaacaactacggccccaactaca ccttCCATCAACAAGTGgtcaaacaacaacagaagcccctaccaccacaagcccaccaacaataACAATTGCCCAGACAACaaccagtgctccaacaacaacagaatcccctaccacaacaagctctcCAACAACTAtggctccaactacaacaggttCTCCAACAACatctga